One window of Athalia rosae chromosome 2, iyAthRosa1.1, whole genome shotgun sequence genomic DNA carries:
- the LOC105684399 gene encoding uncharacterized protein LOC105684399, giving the protein MSGSKCVKPPRKAYAKEPHEMSHAEKLRLIDDDLTSFYKYCQQAGFTEEEMDIICQPLVAAMRRSWLQLAFRAALVLIVGGTIACLAAQLDFVGTHFSAIGRLLLIKILPIWNWQPLYYENCMINNPFHNDYTITEEDCVTCEALETIDRLSDVKYRQLVDNYLSRDAPAIINDAMDSWPVMNTDYFWFDNITHLYLENERLMETVPCALTSNLRTGSSDLAAFLRRVHSPEVAKWFVHWQNCDINAVKVLRKYYQRPYFLSSTVSPAHFNWVLMSSDYNSPSYKKVELDSGLIALAQLRGATQLRLTPINPCNSSCPELVADLHQGEMLVFTNVMWMLEYAPMRGLDNIAILTETVWEDDM; this is encoded by the exons atgtcgGGCAGTAAGTGCGTGAAGCCGCCAAGAAAAGCTTATGCCAAGGAACCTCACGAAATGAGCCATGCAGAAAAGCTAAGGCTCATAGATGACGATTTGACCTCATTCTATAA ATATTGTCAGCAAGCTGGCTTTACCGAAGAGGAGATGGACATCATTTGTCAACCATTGGTGGCAGCAATGCGACGGTCCTGGCTACAACTTGCTTTCAGAGCTGCATTGGTCCTTATCGTGGGTGGGACTATAGCATGTCTTGCGGCTCAGCTGGATTTTGTTGGGACCCATTTTTCAGCTATAGGTCGTTTATtactgataaaaattttacccatTTGGAACTGGCAGCCACTGTATTATGAAAATTGCATGATCAACAATCCGTTTCATAACGACTATACCATTACTGAGGAGGATTGTGTG acTTGTGAGGCATTAGAGACTATTGATCGTTTATCTGATGTAAAATATCGTCAACTGGTTGACAATTATTTGAGTCGAGATGCTCCAGCTATAATAAACGATGCTATGGATTCCTGGCCAGTGATGAATACTGATTATTTCTGGTTCGATAATATTACTCAT CTATATTTGGAAAATGAACGTCTTATGGAAACAGTCCCCTGTGCCTTGACCTCGAATCTTCGTACAGGTTCCTCTGACCTTGCAGCTTTTCTGCGTAGAGTTCACTCGCCGGAAGTTGCCAAGTGGTTTGTCCACTGGCAAAATTGTGACATTAATGCAGTTAAGGTTCTTCGCAAATATTATCAACGtccatattttttgtcaagCACGGTGTCTCCGGCACACTTCAACTGGGTTCTTATGTCCTCTGACTATAATAGCCCTAGCTACAAGAAAGTTGAGCTGGATTCCGGCTTGATAGCATTGGCTCAGTTACGAGGGGCTACACAACTTAGATTAACCCCAATTAATCCATGTAACAGTTCATGCCCAGAATTAGTTGCTGATCTCCACCAAGGTGAAATGT TGGTATTCACTAACGTTATGTGGATGTTGGAATATGCCCCGATGCGAGGCCTGGATAATATAGCCATTCTAACAGAAACTGTATGGGAAGATGACATGTAA
- the LOC105683519 gene encoding ataxin-2 homolog, translating to MNNKRKNRSNPTRSLRARGPPERSVTAEGVYNNAHFMHAITSHVGNIVQVQTQNGSVYEGVFRTFSSQFDVVLEMAHRIDDAGKIIVDSVVEKLIFKPQDIITMSAKDVDLDYAIRDTFQTDTAISKFNGMIGEKELEPWEAPSAMNGDDLDGELDGAANGWDVIEMFRKNEQKYGVQSTFEPSLAGYTLQLQRKDTKEFKDQEQKAAEIANEIEAQPIHKARLDLENGDEEERFAAVVRPNEGKYVPPPKRKNGGAGKLMRSTPPPPSPGAATNKNVYTQPPPTAVGVNVAQPANIPVGIQTSHTQGQHQGTLNMALPPSGVVVTYNTPPPFVPPPTTQPIPPVATVQVLPQPQSQPQVVPPIPQQVAFSQQQQPPNKMNAEKRDRPGRQQVYQADKAPPAPFPQSNIALSHQQQQQPQHPQHSPLQQQNSVESQRCEIPPPKSEHRKVPTPRGREEQHSELRQFATEFKLTEPPAQEPPPISRKQHQQEPILQQPTQPQHHQQSHPQSPHQQHQPQTQQQQQQQQHSLPHAQHQQPTEEPVVTSKPPPGPQPVRPPSPPQQQIQQQATPPMQQPEPAVEKITTAFKKSTLNPNAKEFNPNPKPFTPRSPSTPTPSRPHTPQTPQYTGATMQTTVVMPATAYVMTSQPPTAFTQQQAQPAARFRKGQYLVPMMQHRGPDIASQMQVAAATGQPLLAPAPLHPPFQVPYAGQPAYQQMVRMVQAPPPPPHMTSPYHHHHESPGPQPQGLQYMGPHPHHPHVTQQQPSQTPSPANPNPSHTPGAYNPPGTPQPAYPQPPPQGHAPSYPIMCPLIPPHMMPQHMQYLPPQPPPGTQTPIPVILPHNQ from the exons ATGAATAACAAGAGAAAGAACCGCTCAAACCCAACTAG GTCCCTGCGGGCACGGGGTCCACCGGAAAGATCGGTTACTGCCGAAGGGGTATACAACAATGCCCACTTCATGCATGCCATAACCAGCCACGTAGGCAACATTGTCCAG GTTCAGACTCAAAATGGCTCTGTGTACGAGGGTGTATTTCGTACGTTTTCCAGCCAATTCGATGTTGTTTTAGAAATGGCTCATCGCATTGACGATgctggaaaaataattgtggATAGTGTagtggaaaaattgattttcaaaccCCAAGATATTATTACCATGTCTGCTAAAGATGTAGACTTGGATTATGCCATTAGGGATACTTTCCAAACAGATACTGCCATTAGTAAATTCAACGGAATGATaggggaaaaagaattagaaCCTTGGGAAGCTCCTTCTGCCATGAATGGAGATGACTTAGATGGAGAATTAGATGGAGCTGCG AATGGATGGGACGTCATTGAAATGTTTCGgaagaatgaacaaaaatatggTGTTCAATCAACTTTTGAACCGTCATTGGCAGGTTATACGCTCCAACTTCAACGCAAAGATACCAAAGAATTCAAAGACCAAGAACAAAAAGCTGCCGAGATTGCTAACGAAATTGAAGCCCAGCCAATTCACAAAGCTAGATTGGATCTTGAAAATGGAGATGAGGAAGAAAGATTTGCAGCTGTG GTGAGGCCTAATGAAGGTAAATATGTGCCACCgccaaaaaggaaaaatggtgGTGCAGGCAAGCTCATGCGCTCCACCCCACCACCACCTTCACCAGGAGCAGCAACGAACAAAAATGTGTATACACAACCCCCGCCTACGGCGGTTGGTGTAAATGTTGCTCAGCCGGCAAACATTCCAGTGGGAATTCAAACATCCCACACTCAAGGCCAACACCAGGGTACATTAAATATGGCGCTACCACCTAGTGGAGTTGTTGTCACATATAATACGCCCCCGCCATTCGTACCGCCACCCACAACTCAACCTATACCACCTGTCGCTACTGTTCAAG TATTGCCACAGCCACAAAGTCAACCACAGGTTGTACCACCAATTCCGCAACAAGTAGCCTTTTCTCAACAACAGCAGCCtccgaataaaatgaatgcaGAAAAACGTGACCGACCTGGTAGACAGCAGGTTTATCAAGCTGATAAAGCTCCACCTGCTCCATTTCCACAAAGCAATATCGCCCTTTCAcatcagcagcaacagcagcccCAACATCCGCAACATTCACCATTACAGCAGCAGAACTCGGTCGAAAGTCAACGGTGTGAGATACCACCCCCAAAATCCGAACACAGAAAA GTTCCTACTCCCCGGGGGAGAGAAGAACAGCACTCGGAGTTGAGGCAATTTGCTACTGAATTCAAATTGACGGAACCGCCTGCTCAAGAGCCCCCACCCATTTCGAGGAAACAACATCAACAAGAACCAATACTACAGCAGCCTACCCAACCACAGCATCATCAGCAATCACATCCTCAGTCTCCGCATCAGCAGCATCAACCACAgacgcaacaacaacagcaacagcagcaacattCACTACCACATGCACAGCATCAACAACCAACTGAAGAACCAGTTGTTACTAGTAAACCGCCTCCTGGGCCTCAACCTGTGCGACCACCCAGTCCTCCGCAACAACAAATTCAACAGCAGGCTACCCCTCCCATGCAACAACCTGAACCTGCTGTGGAAAAAATCACTACAGCCTTCAAAAAATCTACATTGAATCCAAATGCTAAGGAGTTCAATCCTAACCCCAAACCGTTTACACCT CGCTCTCCCAGTACTCCGACACCTAGCAGGCCACATACTCCACAAACACCTCAATATACCGGTGCTACCATGCAAACGACAGTTGTTATGCCTGCCACAGCATATGTAATGACTAGTCAACCTCCCACTGCATTCACACAACAACAAGCTCAGCCTGCCGCTAGATTCCGAAAGGGTCAATACCTAG TTCCAATGATGCAACACCGTGGTCCGGATATCGCCTCGCAGATGCAAGTTGCTGCTGCAACTGGACAACCACTCCTAGCTCCAGCGCCATTGCACCCTCCGTTTCAAGTTCCGTATGCTGGCCAGCCTGCCTATCAACAAATGGTGCGGATGGTTCAAGCCCCACCACCCCCTCCACACATGACATCGccatatcatcatcatcacgaGTCTCCTGGTCCACAGCCTCAGGGTTTACAGTATATGGGCCCACATCCACATCATCCGCATGTTACACAACAACAACCCAGCCAGACACCTTCACCTGCTAATCCCAACCCTTCTCATACTCCTGGAGCTTACAATCCTCCCGGAACACCACAGCCCGCCTATCCTCAACCTCCGCCACAAGGGCATGCACCAAGCTATCCTATTATGTGCCCTCTGATACCACCACACATGATGCCACAACACATGCAATATTTGCCTCCACAACCACCACCGGGCACTCAAACTCCTATACCTGTCATTCTGCCTCATAACCAGTAG